Proteins encoded by one window of Epinephelus moara isolate mb chromosome 18, YSFRI_EMoa_1.0, whole genome shotgun sequence:
- the LOC126405286 gene encoding somatostatin receptor type 2-like: protein MDSWIFPSSPPNLSEHLMYDSFMQGNESDFHGNHTYHSFNKTSTVVITCMYFLVCTVGLCGNALVIYVILRYAKMKTVTNIYILNLAVADVLFMLGLPFIAIQLALVHWPFGPVLCRVVMTVDSLNQFTSIFCLMVMSIDRYLAVVHPIKSTKWRKPRMAKTINLAVWGVSLMVNLPIVIYSGVITKHDGCFCTIVWPEPQEAYYTAFMFYTFILGFFLPLMVICLCYLFIIFKVKSSGIRVGSSKRKRSERKVTRMVSIVVAVFVFCWLPFYVFNVTSVTGTISTTPILRSTFAFVVVLGYANSCANPILYAFLSENFKKSFQNVLCLKKVGGLDEVDRSDSRQDKSRMMNDPTETQSTLLNGDLQTSI from the coding sequence ATGGACTCCTGGATCTTCCCATCGTCCCCTCCGAACCTGTCGGAGCACCTCATGTATGACAGCTTCATGCAGGGCAATGAGTCTGACTTCCATGGGAACCACACGTACCACAGCTTCAACAAAACCAGCACGGTGGTCATCACCTGCATGTACTTTCTGGTTTGCACCGTGGGGCTCTGCGGAAATGCCCTCGTCATCTACGTCATCCTGCGCTACGCCAAGATGAAGACAGTTACCAACATCTACATCCTCAATCTAGCAGTGGCTGATGTGCTCTTCATGCTGGGCCTGCCGTTCATCGCCATCCAGCTGGCGCTGGTCCACTGGCCATTCGGCCCTGTGCTCTGCAGGGTAGTGATGACCGTCGACTCCCTGAACCAGTTCACATCCATCTTCTGCCTGATGGTCATGAGCATTGACCGCTACCTGGCTGTAGTGCATCCCATTAAGTCCACAAAGTGGCGCAAACCGCGCATGGCCAAGACGATCAACTTGGCAGTGTGGGGGGTGTCGCTGATGGTTAACCTGCCCATCGTTATCTACAGCGGAGTCATCACAAAGCACGACGGCTGCTTCTGCACCATCGTGTGGCCTGAGCCTCAAGAGGCCTACTACACCGCGTTTATGTTCTACACCTTCATCCTGGGCTTCTTCCTGCCCCTCATGGTCATCTGCCTTTGCTACTTGTTCATCATCTTTAAGGTGAAGTCCTCAGGCATCCGTGTGGGCTCCTCCAAGAGGAAGCGCTCAGAGAGGAAGGTGACTCGGATGGTGTCCATCGTGGTGGCGGTGTTCGTCTTCTGCTGGCTGCCTTTCTACGTCTTCAACGTCACCTCGGTGACGGGAACCATCAGCACCACTCCCATCCTGAGGAGCACCTTTGCTTTCGTGGTGGTTCTGGGATACGCCAACAGCTGCGCCAACCCCATCCTCTACGCCTTCCTGTCGGAGAACTTCAAGAAGAGCTTCCAGAATGTTCTGTGTCTTAAGAAGGTGGGTGGGCTGGATGAGGTCGATCGCAGCGATAGCCGGCAGGATAAGTCTCGCATGATGAACGACCCCACGGAGACCCAAAGCACCCTGCTGAATGGGGACCTGCAGACCAGCATCTGA